TTTTGCAAAGAGGCCCCTGCCTTTCATTTGAATCTACCCACAGGACACGAAAACACCAGCCGTCCTCGTCCTCGGCACGCTCAAGTGGCAGATGATCGCCGGCACCCCGTTCCCGTACCTGAGCTGCTTCGCAGCCAGGTTCCGGCACGACGAGCGCAAGGCCATCGTCCTGCGCGCCGTCAAGTGCATCTTCGCCTCCATCAAAGGTCAGACCACCCCCTGCTCCCGTTCCACCCCATCATCCCATCGGATCGGATCATGAAAAGATCTctcgtgtgcgtgtgtgtgcaacGATGAGGTCGGTGGAGTACCAGTCGTCGACCATGGCGCTGGTGCCGATCCTGGTCGCGCGCGGCGGCAGTGAGGGGACGACGGGCCCGAACCTAGAGGAGGAGCTCAAGGCGATCTTGGGCTCATCATGGCAGCAATTACAAACCGTAAGCCCCCATCATAATAACCCCTCCCTTTTTGGAGATCTGTTGGTGAAAAGGGGCAATGATGAGTAAATGCTCTTCTCCGTGGCACAGGGGCATGTGTGTTCCTGCTACAGCGTGATGATTCAAGAGGAGGACAGGTCCGTGCAGTCGAGCAGGGAGGTGGCTTCCTCCGacgtctccgccgccgcccccgccgggaGCCCGGGCACCTCCGTCGCCATGGCCGTGGCCGCCAACGACAATAAAGCCATTGCCACCACCTCGGCGGACAATAAGAGGAGAAGGCTGCATTTTCCTCAGCGCCAGTAGGCAATGGGAGGAGCTGGATGGATGTTTTGGCTAGAGTTCAGCTCGCACTCCAGCTGCTGCTGATTTCTGTCACCCCCCTAGCCTTAGACTTTTTTTCATTAGCTTGAGCAGTGattttggtggtggtggtggctaaaTAGGGGGCAGGATTTGATTCTTGTGATTGTGCAATTATTACAGCTGATTGGTAAGTTAGGATCGGAAAGATTTTGGTTTTCAGGAGATCTTTCCCGTCCCAGGCTTAAAAAGGCGGtgtaaagaggagagagagagagagagaaaggccaagcAGCAGTAGTGTACTGCTACAAAGAGCTCTCAGCTCAGCTCAAAGTGAGGTGAAAAGAAAAGAGTGTAAAGCCTAGGCATGAGTTTCCAAGGGAATGATTTTGAGCAGGGCGCTGGGCATGTATTCGTGACGCTCCTCCCGGTGGTAACGCTCAAGTCAGCACCAATCAGATGCCTCTCTGGTCTGGATCTGTTTCTCCTGTCATGTGAGTTTCCAAGGGAATGAAGGATGGCCTACTCTTTTGCCTTTTGGCGATGTCTATGGCCTCCTTGCAAAGTGGGTTTCTTCATCGTTATTTCGTGTTGCTGCCGCATGATTAAAGTATAACGATAAATAACGTGTTGCTGCCGCATGATTAAAGTATAACGATACTTCTTCTGTAATTTATCTGAAATAAACCAGAGAAAATGAAAATAATCTCTCAACCATCAGAAACAGGTGAATAACTGATTATGGCTGCAGCATGGATCCGTAATGGTATGTACCGGTTTCACATCTGAAGGGCGTGACAGCAGCCCAGCTGAACTAAAGAATAAAATTATATCAGGCCTTCCGACAAAGAGAGGCTAAAGGTTATGCGTATGCACAAGAATGGAGTAAGAGTGAAGTAGCGTCACCTGCTCCGAGCAGCAATCTCCTTCTCCTGCCTCAAACATGCCGGGACAGAGATAGAATCAGACCCTTGAAGGAAAAGAAATTACAACGGTTAATCGTGTGCCGGGGCGAGCAAAATATATGCTTACAACAAAGATAAGTGTAATTCCAGCAGGCACAAAAGATACTCTCTAATAGTGTTCTATTACCTGCAGCAAATACGAAACAGAAAATGCAGGAAAATGTGTGAGGATAGGGTACAAATGAACATGTGTGAAACATCTCCAGTGTTTCAATATTTGTACGGCCATAATATGCAAATATCACACTTCTTATCTTATAACGCTAAAACTACCAGGAAACCACAGAAGGCCATCAGGTTCAGGAACTCAGTTTTCGTGTCCTGCGGGTAGATTCAAACGAAAGGCAGGGGCCTCTTTGCAAAATGCCACGCGCTGACCGGGTAGGCACCCACGCGTCCACATGGCGCTCTGTCATTGGTCAGGACTAAATTTGCACATTTGATGCAAGTTCTGAAACTGGGTAGGGTCAAAATGCAAGTTCTAGAATCAAACCATCACATTCCATGCAAATTGTAGGACTCCTGGTGCTTTTAACCCTACAGTAAACCTCTCAGACACCCCACGTTTCTACGCTGGAAAAGGCACGTAGAGTCGAGTAGAGGGAGCCCATGCACGACACGCGGCAGCAGCCCACCATGCATGACTCAATAACCAACTTGTGGGGCCGGTTGCTGCCGTGACAAGACTTGCCGTGTCCGAAACAGTGCGCGACCCCAACAGTGGCTGGCAGGCTACCGTAGATAGATAGTACAGGCAGGGGCAGGGGCCATGTCCGTCCA
The sequence above is drawn from the Triticum aestivum cultivar Chinese Spring chromosome 7A, IWGSC CS RefSeq v2.1, whole genome shotgun sequence genome and encodes:
- the LOC123154782 gene encoding cyclin-D5-3; the protein is MRSVEYQSSTMALVPILVARGGSEGTTGPNLEEELKAILGSSWQQLQTGHVCSCYSVMIQEEDRSVQSSREVASSDVSAAAPAGSPGTSVAMAVAANDNKAIATTSADNKRRRLHFPQRQ